The Salvelinus sp. IW2-2015 linkage group LG8, ASM291031v2, whole genome shotgun sequence genome window below encodes:
- the phf10 gene encoding PHD finger protein 10 isoform X3 yields the protein MTLRKFPMMAVKLQKGGAWVQATVPEVATPPVRNLGMWPTYFSAENLTEYRWPSDGSGEYYMLQEQVSEYLGVTSFKRKYPDLERRDLSHKEKLYLREQNVITETQCTLGLTALRSDEVIDLMIKEYPGKHAEYSVILQERERQRIAKEYSKMQQQNPQKVEASKVPEYIKKAAKKAAEFNSNFNRERMEERRAYFDLQTHIIQVPQGRYKVLPPERTKTGPYPVALIPGQFQDYYKRYSPNELRYLPLNTALFEPPLDPELPALDSDGDSDDADENKGEEGKKNSDSSSGNTSDGDSQDSGVQSKGKAKDRTATPAKDATPRLNQHKSVPGYKPKVIPNAICGICQKGKESNKKGKPEALIHCSQCKNSGHPSCLDMSEELVGLIKTYPWQCMECKTCTVCEQPHHEEEMMFCDKCDRGFHTFCVGLDSIPLGCWVCECCIKEFSTPKKKGGIKTHKKSKSAHK from the exons ATGACATTGAGGAAGTTTCCAATGATGGCAGTCAAGCTCCAAAAAGGCGGCGCATGGGTTCAGGCGACAGTTCCAGAAGTTGCGACACCTCCAGTCAGGAACTTGGGTATGTG GCCCACATACTTCTCAGCAGAAAATCTGACTGAGTACAGGTGGCCCTCAGATGGCAGTGGGGAGTACTATATGTTGCAAGAACAAGTCAGTGAATATCTGGGAGTGACTTCATTCAAGCGAAAATATCCAG ATTTGGAAAGGAGAGACCTCTCCCACAAGGAGAAGCTATATCTGAGGGAGCAAAATGTCATCACCGAGACACAGTGCACCTTGG GTTTGACTGCTTTACGAAGTGATGAAGTTATTGATTTAATGATCAAGGAGTACCCGGGCAAACATGCTGAGTATTCTGTCATTCTCCAAGAGAGGGAGCGTCAGAGGATAGCAAAAGAGTACTCT AAAATGCAGCAACAAAACCCTCAGAAGGTTGAAGCCAGTAAAGTGCCAGAGTACATAAAGAAAGCTGCCAAGAAAGCTGCAGAGTTCAACAGTAACTTTAACAGGGaaaggatggaagagagaagggCATATTTTGACCTTCAGACACAT ATTATCCAAGTACCCCAAGGGAGGTATAAAGTTCTTCCTCCAGAGAGAACCAAGACTGGACCCTATCCAGTGGCCCTCATCCCTGGGCAGTTCCAAGACTATTACAAAAG GTACTCTCCCAACGAGCTGCGCTACTTGCCCCTGAACACAGCCCTGTTCGAGCCCCCCCTTGACCCGGAGCTGCCTGCCCTGGACAGCGATGGGGACTCGGATGATGCAGATGAAAACAAGGGAGAAGAGGGCAAGAAAAATTCA GACAGCTCATCTGGAAACACCTCAGATGGGGACAGTCAGGACAGTGGAGTGCAGTCAAAGGGCAAGGCCAAGGACAGGACTGCCACCCCGGCTAAAGATGCCACCCCACGCCTCAACCAACACAAATCTGTCCCTGGGTACAAG CCTAAGGTCATACCCAATGCTATTTGTGGCATTTGCCAGAAGGGTAAGGAGTCCAACAAGAAAGGAAAGCCAGAAGCTCTCATTCACTGCTCACAGTGCAAGAACAGTG gtcACCCATCGTGCCTGGATATGAGTGAGGAGCTGGTGGGCCTGATTAAGACCTACCCGTGGCAGTGTATGGAGTGTAAGACGTGCACGGTGTGTGAGCAGCCCCAccacgaggaggagatgatgTTCTGTGACAAGTGTGACCGGGGCTTCCACACCTTCTGCGTGGGCCTAGACTCCATCCCTCTAG GTTGCTGGGTTTGTGAGTGTTGCATCAAGGAGTTCTCAACGCCCAAGAAAAAAGGAggaataaaaacacacaaaaagtcCAAATCTGCACACAAATAG
- the phf10 gene encoding PHD finger protein 10 isoform X1, translated as MATVLPPRPCDSNPATPGAQSIKDDIEEVSNDGSQAPKRRRMGSGDSSRSCDTSSQELGPTYFSAENLTEYRWPSDGSGEYYMLQEQVSEYLGVTSFKRKYPDLERRDLSHKEKLYLREQNVITETQCTLGLTALRSDEVIDLMIKEYPGKHAEYSVILQERERQRIAKEYSKMQQQNPQKVEASKVPEYIKKAAKKAAEFNSNFNRERMEERRAYFDLQTHIIQVPQGRYKVLPPERTKTGPYPVALIPGQFQDYYKRYSPNELRYLPLNTALFEPPLDPELPALDSDGDSDDADENKGEEGKKNSDSSSGNTSDGDSQDSGVQSKGKAKDRTATPAKDATPRLNQHKSVPGYKPKVIPNAICGICQKGKESNKKGKPEALIHCSQCKNSGHPSCLDMSEELVGLIKTYPWQCMECKTCTVCEQPHHEEEMMFCDKCDRGFHTFCVGLDSIPLGCWVCECCIKEFSTPKKKGGIKTHKKSKSAHK; from the exons GATGACATTGAGGAAGTTTCCAATGATGGCAGTCAAGCTCCAAAAAGGCGGCGCATGGGTTCAGGCGACAGTTCCAGAAGTTGCGACACCTCCAGTCAGGAACTTGG GCCCACATACTTCTCAGCAGAAAATCTGACTGAGTACAGGTGGCCCTCAGATGGCAGTGGGGAGTACTATATGTTGCAAGAACAAGTCAGTGAATATCTGGGAGTGACTTCATTCAAGCGAAAATATCCAG ATTTGGAAAGGAGAGACCTCTCCCACAAGGAGAAGCTATATCTGAGGGAGCAAAATGTCATCACCGAGACACAGTGCACCTTGG GTTTGACTGCTTTACGAAGTGATGAAGTTATTGATTTAATGATCAAGGAGTACCCGGGCAAACATGCTGAGTATTCTGTCATTCTCCAAGAGAGGGAGCGTCAGAGGATAGCAAAAGAGTACTCT AAAATGCAGCAACAAAACCCTCAGAAGGTTGAAGCCAGTAAAGTGCCAGAGTACATAAAGAAAGCTGCCAAGAAAGCTGCAGAGTTCAACAGTAACTTTAACAGGGaaaggatggaagagagaagggCATATTTTGACCTTCAGACACAT ATTATCCAAGTACCCCAAGGGAGGTATAAAGTTCTTCCTCCAGAGAGAACCAAGACTGGACCCTATCCAGTGGCCCTCATCCCTGGGCAGTTCCAAGACTATTACAAAAG GTACTCTCCCAACGAGCTGCGCTACTTGCCCCTGAACACAGCCCTGTTCGAGCCCCCCCTTGACCCGGAGCTGCCTGCCCTGGACAGCGATGGGGACTCGGATGATGCAGATGAAAACAAGGGAGAAGAGGGCAAGAAAAATTCA GACAGCTCATCTGGAAACACCTCAGATGGGGACAGTCAGGACAGTGGAGTGCAGTCAAAGGGCAAGGCCAAGGACAGGACTGCCACCCCGGCTAAAGATGCCACCCCACGCCTCAACCAACACAAATCTGTCCCTGGGTACAAG CCTAAGGTCATACCCAATGCTATTTGTGGCATTTGCCAGAAGGGTAAGGAGTCCAACAAGAAAGGAAAGCCAGAAGCTCTCATTCACTGCTCACAGTGCAAGAACAGTG gtcACCCATCGTGCCTGGATATGAGTGAGGAGCTGGTGGGCCTGATTAAGACCTACCCGTGGCAGTGTATGGAGTGTAAGACGTGCACGGTGTGTGAGCAGCCCCAccacgaggaggagatgatgTTCTGTGACAAGTGTGACCGGGGCTTCCACACCTTCTGCGTGGGCCTAGACTCCATCCCTCTAG GTTGCTGGGTTTGTGAGTGTTGCATCAAGGAGTTCTCAACGCCCAAGAAAAAAGGAggaataaaaacacacaaaaagtcCAAATCTGCACACAAATAG
- the phf10 gene encoding PHD finger protein 10 isoform X2, which yields MARQLPNDNNFHDDIEEVSNDGSQAPKRRRMGSGDSSRSCDTSSQELGPTYFSAENLTEYRWPSDGSGEYYMLQEQVSEYLGVTSFKRKYPDLERRDLSHKEKLYLREQNVITETQCTLGLTALRSDEVIDLMIKEYPGKHAEYSVILQERERQRIAKEYSKMQQQNPQKVEASKVPEYIKKAAKKAAEFNSNFNRERMEERRAYFDLQTHIIQVPQGRYKVLPPERTKTGPYPVALIPGQFQDYYKRYSPNELRYLPLNTALFEPPLDPELPALDSDGDSDDADENKGEEGKKNSDSSSGNTSDGDSQDSGVQSKGKAKDRTATPAKDATPRLNQHKSVPGYKPKVIPNAICGICQKGKESNKKGKPEALIHCSQCKNSGHPSCLDMSEELVGLIKTYPWQCMECKTCTVCEQPHHEEEMMFCDKCDRGFHTFCVGLDSIPLGCWVCECCIKEFSTPKKKGGIKTHKKSKSAHK from the exons GATGACATTGAGGAAGTTTCCAATGATGGCAGTCAAGCTCCAAAAAGGCGGCGCATGGGTTCAGGCGACAGTTCCAGAAGTTGCGACACCTCCAGTCAGGAACTTGG GCCCACATACTTCTCAGCAGAAAATCTGACTGAGTACAGGTGGCCCTCAGATGGCAGTGGGGAGTACTATATGTTGCAAGAACAAGTCAGTGAATATCTGGGAGTGACTTCATTCAAGCGAAAATATCCAG ATTTGGAAAGGAGAGACCTCTCCCACAAGGAGAAGCTATATCTGAGGGAGCAAAATGTCATCACCGAGACACAGTGCACCTTGG GTTTGACTGCTTTACGAAGTGATGAAGTTATTGATTTAATGATCAAGGAGTACCCGGGCAAACATGCTGAGTATTCTGTCATTCTCCAAGAGAGGGAGCGTCAGAGGATAGCAAAAGAGTACTCT AAAATGCAGCAACAAAACCCTCAGAAGGTTGAAGCCAGTAAAGTGCCAGAGTACATAAAGAAAGCTGCCAAGAAAGCTGCAGAGTTCAACAGTAACTTTAACAGGGaaaggatggaagagagaagggCATATTTTGACCTTCAGACACAT ATTATCCAAGTACCCCAAGGGAGGTATAAAGTTCTTCCTCCAGAGAGAACCAAGACTGGACCCTATCCAGTGGCCCTCATCCCTGGGCAGTTCCAAGACTATTACAAAAG GTACTCTCCCAACGAGCTGCGCTACTTGCCCCTGAACACAGCCCTGTTCGAGCCCCCCCTTGACCCGGAGCTGCCTGCCCTGGACAGCGATGGGGACTCGGATGATGCAGATGAAAACAAGGGAGAAGAGGGCAAGAAAAATTCA GACAGCTCATCTGGAAACACCTCAGATGGGGACAGTCAGGACAGTGGAGTGCAGTCAAAGGGCAAGGCCAAGGACAGGACTGCCACCCCGGCTAAAGATGCCACCCCACGCCTCAACCAACACAAATCTGTCCCTGGGTACAAG CCTAAGGTCATACCCAATGCTATTTGTGGCATTTGCCAGAAGGGTAAGGAGTCCAACAAGAAAGGAAAGCCAGAAGCTCTCATTCACTGCTCACAGTGCAAGAACAGTG gtcACCCATCGTGCCTGGATATGAGTGAGGAGCTGGTGGGCCTGATTAAGACCTACCCGTGGCAGTGTATGGAGTGTAAGACGTGCACGGTGTGTGAGCAGCCCCAccacgaggaggagatgatgTTCTGTGACAAGTGTGACCGGGGCTTCCACACCTTCTGCGTGGGCCTAGACTCCATCCCTCTAG GTTGCTGGGTTTGTGAGTGTTGCATCAAGGAGTTCTCAACGCCCAAGAAAAAAGGAggaataaaaacacacaaaaagtcCAAATCTGCACACAAATAG